Within bacterium HR17, the genomic segment GTAGAGCAAATGCCAAAGGACCAACGCCATCAGCATGACAGCGCCGATGCGGTGAAGGAGGCTCCGCAGTTGGGGGCTGCCGGGAAAACTTAGCAAGTATCGCGCCCATCCCGCTTCCGGGTAACTGAGGGGCATGCCCGAAACGACTAACAACATGAACGCGATGACCAAAACGAGGTGCTGCAATCGTTCGTTCAAGGTCATGCGCTCCACGAACTGGTGCGCTAACGGGTCATCAGGGCGATGGGGGGAAACGGCGTGGCTGGGACGACCGCGCCAGTAGTTGCGCAAGTCCAGCGCCACATAAACGCAAAAGAAAGCGATGAGGACGAAGACGAACAACTGGTAGGCGACTTTGATTGCCCAGTAAACGGGGCTTTCGGTGCGTGTGCCCGCAAAATGCACTTTGCCTAACGCGACGCCTTTGCCGATGTTCGGGTGGCACCTGCCACAAGTTTGGGGCAAGTTGCGCGGATGGACAGGCGAACGCGGGTCAGTGGATGGCAGGATGTTGTGGGCGCTGTGACAAGAGGCACAATGGGCAACTTCCGTCACGCCGTAGCGGTTTAAGATGCCGTGATAACTGGTGCGGTAGGTCGCCAACCGCAAAGTCGGTAGCCCCAATCGGCGTTGCAATTTTTCGCTTTCGTGGCACTTGGAACAGGTGGCGACAATGTGCTGCGGGTGCACCAAAGAAGCCGGGTCTTTGGGGCTGCGGATAGCGTGCTCGCCGTGGCAGTCGGTGCAAACGGGGGCGTCCTTCCAGCCCTTTGCCCATGCCTGCCCGTGAACGCTTTGTCGCCACTCCCGCAAGATGCCCTCATGACATTGACCACAAGTCTCTGGCAGGTGCGGACGGGCGACTTTAGAGTGAGGGTCGGTAGCACGCCGAATGCCATGGATGCCGTGACAGTCGGTGCAAACGGCAGGCGGTTTGCCCGGCGCCGCTTGCCCCCCGACGACACCTTTGCGCAACAAGCGTCCATGAACGCTGCGCTCGTAGTAGAACAGCGTCGCACCTTTCGGGATTTGATGCCATTCCACCAAGCCTGTATCGCTGTGGCAGCGGGAACAAGTTTGCGGGATGTTACGACGGTGAATGTGCGAGCGAGGGTCTTTGGCGGGCAAGATGTCGTGATGTCCGTGACAATCGGCGCAAGTGGGCGCGTGAGGGTCACCGCGAGCCGCCGCCTCACCATGAACGCTGTCGGCGTAGGATTTAAAGGCGGCGACTTTAAAGGGAGGTGCGTGCGGGAGCCGACGCGACAAATGGCAACGCCCACACGCCACTTTTTGAGCGTGGCGTGGGTGCGGCAGTTGGAACGGGTCAATATCGTTGTGACAATCGGTGCAACGCAACTTGCCGTGAACGGAGCGACGGAAGGCACCAGCGTCCACAAACACGCTACGGGGACGCCCTTGCACATCGTAGCCGATTAACTGCGGGTTGGCGTGACACCGCTGACAAACACGCAACTCTTGGTCGGGCGCTAATCGGTGGTGTGGGCGTTGTTCGCGCAGCCCTTGGGTTGCGCCCCACGCCGCGAACCATGCCACGGCTAACAGCAGTGTCCGTCGCCGTTGCGTCATGCGCTCCACCGCAAAAACAGGAAAACGCGGGGTGCCTCAAAACGCTGTAAGGAAAAACCCCGACGGAACGAGAGGCGGGTCCCGCTCAAGCCCACCGCTTTTCCCGCCCTGTCGGGGCTCCACAAAAGGGAGCGCCATGGCGTGTTCACTGGCTTGCAGGTAGCGGCTCCGTTTGCGGGCGAAAGTCGGTAGGGGAGTCAGGGGGGCTGTAGTCGTAAGCCCAGCGATACACCGCCGGCAACTCAGTGCCCCAGTTGCCGTGCGGCGGGGGCGAACTTGTTTGCCACTCCAAAGTCGTCGCGCCCCAAGGGTTAGCGCTCGCTTGCTCACCCCGTTTCAGGCTCCAGAAGAAGTTGACGACGAACAGCGCTTGGGCTGCAATCAACACAAAGGCGGCGACACTGATGAAGGTGTTGATGGGCTGCAGGTGCTTGAGAAAGTCATACTCCAGCAAAGTGTAGATGCGCCGCATCATCCCGCTCAACCCCAAATAGTGCATCGGCAGAAACACACCGTAAACGCCGAACAGTGACAGCCAGAAGTGCCATTTGCCCAGTCGTTCGTTCATCATCCGTCCAAACATCTTAGGAAACCAGAAGTAGGTCGCTGCGTAGATGGCAAACAAAACGCTGCTGCCCATGATGACATGGAAGTGCCCGACGACATAATAGGTGTCGTGCAAGTGCAAATCGTTGGCGGCAACGCCCAAACTCAACCCGCCAAATCCCCCTGTCACCACCAACGACAGGAAGCCGATGGCGAACAACATCGGTGTTGTGAACCGGATGTTGCCGCCCCAAAGTGTTCCTGCGATGCACAGCAGGACGGTGGCAAAAGGCACGCTGACGAGGATGGTCAGCAGCGAGAAGGGGAACGCCAAGTAGGGGTTCATGCCGCTGACGAACTGGTGATGTGCCCAAACGAGGCAACTGAGGAACGCTATCCCTATCAACCCCAAAACCGCCAAGCGGTAAGCGTAGAAGGGTTTACGGGCGAAAGTTGCCACGATGTCGCCGACGAAACCGAGGGCAGGCAGCACGAGGATGTAAACCTCAGGATGCCCCAGAAACCAAAACAGGTGCTGCCACAAAATCGGGTTGCCGTTGCCCCGTTCTATCAACTTGCCGGCGATGTGCACCGTCGGGACAAAGAAACTCGTCCCCAAGTGGCGGTCAAG encodes:
- the coxN_2 gene encoding Alternative cytochrome c oxidase subunit 1, which gives rise to MAHEHTVVTELPLWRRLLRFSTDHKDIGLQYFFTAWAMAIIGGFLAFIIRWQLGFPTQVKPAPWLSWLFPHGAEGGVLKPEFYYALVTMHGTIMVFFFQTAILSGGFGNFLIPLQIGARDMAFPFLNGLSYWVFWAACIVLLLGFAVEGGAAAGGWTAYPPLSALKEAMPGSGWGMTLWLLAMALFIVSSTMGSLNYITTVLNLRTKGMTMFRLPFTTWTLFLAAILGLLTFPVLTAGALMLLLDRHLGTSFFVPTVHIAGKLIERGNGNPILWQHLFWFLGHPEVYILVLPALGFVGDIVATFARKPFYAYRLAVLGLIGIAFLSCLVWAHHQFVSGMNPYLAFPFSLLTILVSVPFATVLLCIAGTLWGGNIRFTTPMLFAIGFLSLVVTGGFGGLSLGVAANDLHLHDTYYVVGHFHVIMGSSVLFAIYAATYFWFPKMFGRMMNERLGKWHFWLSLFGVYGVFLPMHYLGLSGMMRRIYTLLEYDFLKHLQPINTFISVAAFVLIAAQALFVVNFFWSLKRGEQASANPWGATTLEWQTSSPPPHGNWGTELPAVYRWAYDYSPPDSPTDFRPQTEPLPASQ